The window TGTTCATAGTAAATCAAAAAATGCGGGTGTTCAAATGGAGCCCAAATTTTGAAGCAGAAAAAGAATCGTCGATTGTCCCGATTTGGATCTCTTTTCCCAATTTAAAAGCCCATCTTTATGAGAAATCGACATTGCTGTTAATTGCTAAAACTATGGGTAAACCTTTGTTTATTGATGAGGTGACTGATAATGGTTCTCGGCCTAGTGTAGCTCGAGTTTGTGTGGAATATTATTGCAAGAATGCTCCGGTTGAAGAGGTTTGGATTGTGATCAAATA is drawn from Theobroma cacao cultivar B97-61/B2 chromosome 4, Criollo_cocoa_genome_V2, whole genome shotgun sequence and contains these coding sequences:
- the LOC108661565 gene encoding uncharacterized protein LOC108661565 → MRVFKWSPNFEAEKESSIVPIWISFPNLKAHLYEKSTLLLIAKTMGKPLFIDEVTDNGSRPSVARVCVEYYCKNAPVEEVWIVIKYQVTRAIIRGYAQRVEFSKRLDYCEHYCHVGHLTSTCLVLGNRLENLRKPPGNKTLRDDGKELQKRDANLLQKEAKRTKPLMEV